One part of the Haemophilus parainfluenzae genome encodes these proteins:
- the surE gene encoding 5'/3'-nucleotidase SurE: MRILVSNDDGFHAEGIQVLAKELRKIADVVIVAPDRNRSAASSSLTLVEPLRPRHLDCGDYCVNGTPADCVHLALNGFLSGQVDLVVSGINAGCNMGDDTLYSGTLAAALEGRHLGLPAIAVSLDGRLHYETAARVVCDLIPKLHPQLLNKREVININVPDLPYEELKGIKVCHLGYRTSAAEVIKQEDPRGENIYWIGPPGLPEYDGEGTDFHAVKNGYVAITPIQADLTAHQSIAALQDWLESE, encoded by the coding sequence ATGCGAATTTTAGTCAGCAATGATGACGGTTTTCACGCCGAAGGGATTCAAGTTTTAGCAAAAGAATTACGAAAAATTGCCGATGTGGTGATCGTCGCGCCCGATCGTAATCGCAGCGCAGCATCAAGCTCATTAACGCTTGTTGAGCCGCTTCGCCCTCGTCATTTAGATTGCGGTGATTATTGTGTGAATGGCACCCCCGCAGATTGTGTGCATTTGGCCTTAAATGGTTTTTTATCTGGACAAGTTGATCTTGTCGTATCGGGTATTAATGCAGGTTGTAACATGGGTGATGATACCTTGTATTCAGGCACCTTGGCGGCCGCATTAGAAGGGCGTCATTTAGGATTGCCAGCCATTGCCGTCTCTTTAGATGGTCGTCTGCATTATGAAACAGCGGCTCGCGTGGTGTGTGATTTGATCCCTAAATTACATCCTCAATTATTGAATAAACGCGAAGTGATCAATATCAATGTGCCAGATTTACCTTACGAAGAACTCAAAGGTATTAAGGTGTGTCATTTAGGCTATCGCACCTCTGCAGCGGAAGTGATTAAACAAGAAGATCCTCGTGGCGAAAATATCTATTGGATTGGTCCACCAGGCTTGCCGGAATATGATGGGGAAGGGACAGATTTCCATGCGGTAAAAAATGGGTATGTTGCCATTACGCCAATTCAAGCCGATCTTACTGCTCATCAGTCAATTGCTGCTTTACAAGATTGGCTGGAAAGTGAATAA
- the hslR gene encoding ribosome-associated heat shock protein Hsp15, with translation MAENNEVRLDKWLWAARFYKTRSIAKAMIEGGKVHYNGQRAKVSKNVEIGAMIKLRQGSDEKEIEVIALSDQRRGAPEAQLLYQETAQSVKKREEMAWARKNNALSMPHPDRRPNKKERRDLLKFKHQDEY, from the coding sequence ATGGCAGAAAATAACGAAGTACGATTAGATAAATGGCTTTGGGCAGCACGTTTTTACAAAACTCGTAGCATTGCGAAAGCGATGATTGAAGGGGGCAAAGTCCATTACAATGGTCAACGAGCCAAAGTAAGTAAAAATGTAGAAATCGGTGCCATGATTAAGTTACGTCAAGGCAGTGATGAAAAAGAAATTGAAGTGATTGCCTTGAGTGACCAGCGCCGAGGCGCCCCTGAAGCTCAATTGCTTTACCAAGAAACGGCACAGAGTGTGAAAAAACGCGAAGAAATGGCATGGGCGAGAAAAAATAATGCACTTTCGATGCCACATCCTGATCGTCGTCCAAACAAAAAAGAACGTCGAGATTTATTGAAATTTAAACACCAAGATGAATACTAG
- the truD gene encoding tRNA pseudouridine(13) synthase TruD — MVKHLPYFTLKTPPKTTALLKQEFADFIVKEDLGYEMSGEGEFVAVKIRKTDCNTLFVGEKLAKFAGISDRNMGYAGLKDRHGITEQWFCLQMPGKETPDFSQFQLEGVEILEVTRHNRKIRTGSLQGNAFEILLRGAKESDELNERLNFVAKYGFPNYFTEQRFGRDGHNLTQAIRWAKGEIKVKDRKKRSFYLSAARSEIFNLVVAERIEQNVADQVLRDDIVQLNGSHSWFKADENEDLAVLQQRLNEQDILLTAPLIGEENLSASAVENQVVLEHQVFQELMKQERMKATRRPLLMQAKDFHWTFVEEGLKLSFYLPAGSYATALVRELVNIKEEE; from the coding sequence ATGGTCAAACATCTCCCCTATTTCACCTTAAAAACACCGCCAAAAACAACCGCACTTTTAAAGCAGGAGTTCGCTGATTTTATTGTGAAAGAAGATCTGGGCTATGAAATGTCAGGCGAAGGCGAATTCGTGGCGGTAAAAATCCGTAAAACAGATTGCAATACATTGTTTGTGGGCGAAAAACTTGCCAAGTTTGCGGGTATTTCTGATCGAAATATGGGTTATGCCGGTTTGAAAGATCGTCATGGTATTACAGAACAATGGTTTTGTTTACAAATGCCAGGGAAAGAAACGCCTGATTTTAGCCAATTTCAATTGGAAGGTGTCGAGATTTTAGAAGTGACTCGCCACAATCGTAAAATTCGCACGGGCAGTCTTCAAGGAAATGCTTTTGAGATTTTATTGCGCGGTGCAAAAGAAAGTGATGAGTTAAATGAACGTTTAAATTTTGTGGCGAAATACGGTTTTCCTAACTATTTCACCGAACAACGTTTTGGGCGTGATGGTCATAATCTGACTCAAGCGATTCGTTGGGCGAAAGGAGAGATTAAGGTCAAAGATCGTAAAAAACGCAGTTTTTACCTTTCTGCAGCTCGCAGTGAAATTTTTAATTTAGTTGTGGCAGAACGAATTGAACAAAATGTGGCAGATCAGGTTCTAAGAGACGATATTGTACAATTAAACGGATCGCACAGTTGGTTTAAGGCCGATGAAAATGAAGATTTAGCGGTTTTACAGCAACGTTTGAACGAGCAAGATATTTTGCTCACCGCGCCTTTAATTGGCGAGGAAAATTTATCCGCAAGTGCGGTCGAAAATCAAGTGGTTTTGGAACATCAAGTTTTCCAAGAATTAATGAAACAAGAAAGAATGAAAGCCACTCGCCGCCCTTTATTAATGCAGGCAAAAGATTTCCATTGGACGTTTGTTGAAGAAGGCTTAAAACTCTCGTTTTATTTGCCGGCAGGGAGTTATGCCACTGCATTGGTGCGAGAGTTAGTGAATATTAAGGAAGAAGAATAA
- the rraB gene encoding ribonuclease E inhibitor RraB, which yields MTNFNELQEETREIITDLLNDGSDPDALYIIEHHIAHYDFDTLEKIAVDAFKAGYEVSEAEEFEDENGKVIFCFDIISEVELKPEIIDAQQKEILPLVEKYKGIYDGWGTYFEDPNAEDDEYGDDGEFFDDEDVEDDNERLH from the coding sequence ATGACGAACTTTAACGAACTTCAAGAAGAAACCCGTGAAATCATTACGGATTTATTAAATGACGGCAGCGATCCGGATGCCCTTTATATTATCGAACATCACATCGCCCATTATGATTTTGATACCTTAGAAAAAATTGCCGTGGATGCTTTCAAAGCAGGCTATGAAGTGTCAGAAGCAGAAGAATTTGAAGATGAAAATGGCAAGGTCATTTTCTGTTTTGACATCATCAGTGAAGTGGAATTAAAACCCGAAATTATCGATGCACAACAAAAAGAAATTTTGCCATTAGTGGAAAAATACAAAGGCATTTATGATGGCTGGGGCACGTATTTTGAAGATCCAAATGCCGAGGATGATGAATACGGCGATGACGGCGAATTTTTTGACGATGAAGATGTCGAAGACGACAACGAACGTTTACATTAA
- a CDS encoding TIGR00645 family protein: MAIEQKEITDPCAKYNEQTSFLSKTIFASRWLQVPIYLGLIVVQGIYAYKFMKNLWYLITNVNEMDADTIMLAVLNLIDVVMIANLLVMVTLGGYEIFVSKLRTKNHPDQPEWMSHVNTTVLKVKLSMSIISISSIHLLQTFVNASKIPEKTIMWEVIIHFAFLISAIAMAYTDKILYSTSHKNH; encoded by the coding sequence ATGGCGATAGAACAAAAAGAAATCACGGATCCATGTGCAAAATATAACGAACAAACCAGTTTTCTAAGCAAAACAATTTTTGCGAGTCGTTGGCTACAAGTGCCTATTTACTTAGGTTTAATTGTCGTGCAAGGCATCTATGCCTACAAGTTTATGAAAAACTTGTGGTATCTCATCACCAATGTTAATGAAATGGATGCAGACACCATTATGCTCGCCGTACTCAATCTCATTGATGTAGTAATGATTGCTAACTTATTGGTGATGGTGACATTAGGCGGTTATGAGATTTTCGTCTCAAAACTACGCACGAAAAATCATCCAGATCAACCTGAATGGATGAGCCATGTGAATACGACCGTGCTGAAAGTTAAACTTTCCATGTCAATTATCAGTATTTCGTCTATTCACTTATTGCAAACCTTTGTGAATGCCTCAAAAATTCCTGAAAAAACAATTATGTGGGAAGTAATTATTCATTTTGCTTTCTTGATTTCAGCAATTGCGATGGCTTATACCGACAAAATTCTGTACAGTACAAGCCATAAAAATCATTAA
- the slyD gene encoding peptidylprolyl isomerase, with product MKVAKNTVVSIAYQVRTQDGVLVDEAPANQPLEYLQGHNNLIIGLENALEGKDVGDKFEVRVQPEEGYGEYNENMVQRVPKEVFQGVDEVVVGMRFLADTDIGPVPVVITEVDGDEVVVDGNHMLAGQELHFTVEVVGTREATLEEIAHGHVHGAHDHHHHHDDEDGHSCGCGGHGHHHHDHDHDHGHGGCCGGGHKHDHDHGHGHGGCGCGGH from the coding sequence ATGAAAGTAGCAAAAAATACGGTTGTGAGTATCGCTTACCAAGTACGTACTCAAGACGGTGTATTAGTTGATGAAGCACCTGCAAATCAACCATTAGAATATTTACAAGGCCACAATAACTTAATCATTGGCCTTGAAAATGCCTTAGAAGGTAAAGACGTTGGCGACAAATTTGAAGTGCGTGTTCAACCTGAAGAAGGCTACGGCGAATACAATGAAAACATGGTTCAACGTGTACCAAAAGAGGTATTCCAAGGCGTTGATGAAGTGGTGGTTGGTATGCGTTTCTTAGCAGATACAGACATCGGCCCAGTTCCTGTTGTGATCACTGAAGTGGATGGCGATGAAGTGGTAGTTGATGGTAACCATATGTTAGCGGGTCAAGAATTACACTTCACTGTTGAAGTTGTTGGCACTCGTGAAGCAACATTAGAAGAAATTGCTCACGGTCACGTACATGGTGCACACGATCATCACCACCATCACGATGACGAAGATGGTCACAGTTGTGGTTGCGGCGGTCACGGTCATCACCACCATGACCATGATCACGATCATGGACACGGCGGTTGCTGTGGCGGCGGTCATAAACACGATCATGATCACGGACACGGTCATGGCGGCTGTGGTTGCGGCGGTCACTAA
- a CDS encoding SIMPL domain-containing protein (The SIMPL domain is named for its presence in mouse protein SIMPL (signalling molecule that associates with mouse pelle-like kinase). Bacterial member BP26, from Brucella, was shown to assemble into a channel-like structure, while YggE from E. coli has been associated with resistance to oxidative stress.), whose product MKLKALSLALLALPITSFATEPVSHQPTDVSFSVEAEKEVERDLLQVSLFYQAEGNDLSTLNKTMAEKMNKAIELAKAQSAVEIKDNSRNTWIRYDNKGKQQGWIARAELTLESKDSQVLSTLVQELDGVLAIDRISASVSREKLNSLEKELTKEALAKVKDKALLIQESLQMKGYHTQSLEVSSANDSANDFRPYAAGAMIAKSFSYSDEKDETYTQSGKEKIKVSVNARIALLKE is encoded by the coding sequence ATGAAACTCAAAGCGCTTTCTTTAGCATTACTTGCCTTACCTATCACTTCTTTTGCAACAGAACCCGTATCTCATCAGCCAACGGATGTCAGCTTTAGTGTTGAAGCAGAAAAAGAAGTAGAACGTGATTTATTGCAAGTCTCCCTTTTTTACCAAGCGGAAGGCAATGATTTATCCACACTCAATAAAACCATGGCAGAAAAAATGAATAAAGCCATTGAGTTAGCAAAAGCACAAAGTGCGGTTGAAATTAAGGACAATTCTCGTAATACCTGGATTCGCTATGATAATAAAGGCAAACAACAAGGCTGGATTGCGCGTGCAGAATTAACCTTAGAAAGTAAAGATTCTCAAGTATTATCAACCTTAGTGCAGGAATTAGATGGCGTATTAGCCATTGATCGCATAAGCGCATCTGTTTCACGTGAGAAATTAAATAGCTTAGAAAAAGAATTAACCAAAGAAGCTTTAGCGAAAGTTAAAGATAAAGCCCTATTAATTCAAGAATCTTTGCAGATGAAAGGTTATCATACACAAAGCCTTGAGGTGTCTTCTGCCAATGATTCTGCGAATGATTTTCGCCCTTATGCTGCAGGGGCAATGATAGCAAAAAGTTTCTCTTACTCGGATGAAAAAGATGAAACTTACACTCAAAGTGGCAAAGAGAAAATTAAAGTCAGTGTGAATGCACGAATTGCATTGCTTAAAGAATAA
- the rmuC gene encoding DNA recombination protein RmuC, producing the protein MSELTSNQYLIIIAVLVFISIVMLFLLSRSKRDTQELQQDLNKTIGDYNQLAERFDSLSGIKNQLEQQAVKAQTHAEGLQTRLNERDEKIQYLEKELDEEQRRHDQIGGQITALKERFGIASAQAESLQGQLQQAQENVLRKEQEQQKTQEKLTALSQELTELKTTLSEKEKHFAEQQQHIEQSKQQLGVEFQNLANRILEEKSQSFNQTNQTALETLLKPFREQIEGFQKRVNEIHSESVKGNAGLEAEIKKVLEIGLNMSQEANNLTSALKGEKKTLGNWGEVQLERALQLAGLIENVHYSAQAHFKDEQGGRNYPDFVLNLPDEKNIIIDSKMSLNAYESAVNSEDEFERERLLREHIKALKNHIDDLHRKDYSNLIGMRSPNFVLMFIAVEPAYIEALKLDPNLFNYGYEKNVIMVSHTTLMPILRTVANLWRIERGNAEAKEIAEKAGEIYNQICLVAERLNKLGNTLSTVSNQYNSTVTALVGQQGLVGKVERFKDLSAKANKSMPNVELLNNDVDLTRLSLITNENGVK; encoded by the coding sequence ATGTCAGAACTCACCTCTAATCAATATTTAATCATCATTGCCGTGCTGGTGTTTATCAGCATTGTGATGCTTTTTCTATTAAGCCGCAGCAAACGAGATACGCAAGAATTACAACAAGACCTCAATAAAACCATCGGCGATTACAATCAATTAGCTGAGCGTTTTGACTCCTTAAGCGGAATCAAAAATCAATTAGAACAACAAGCCGTGAAAGCGCAAACGCATGCGGAAGGCTTGCAAACTCGTCTTAATGAACGTGATGAAAAAATCCAATATTTAGAAAAAGAATTGGATGAAGAACAGCGCCGACACGATCAAATTGGCGGGCAAATCACCGCATTAAAAGAACGCTTTGGGATCGCATCCGCACAAGCCGAAAGCTTACAAGGTCAATTACAACAAGCGCAAGAAAATGTACTTAGAAAAGAACAAGAGCAGCAAAAAACGCAGGAAAAATTGACCGCACTTTCACAAGAATTAACGGAGTTGAAAACCACCCTTTCCGAAAAAGAAAAGCATTTTGCCGAACAGCAACAGCATATTGAACAATCCAAACAACAACTAGGCGTAGAATTCCAAAATCTGGCCAACCGCATTTTGGAAGAAAAAAGCCAATCCTTTAATCAAACCAATCAAACGGCATTGGAAACCTTGTTGAAGCCTTTCCGAGAACAAATCGAAGGCTTTCAAAAACGGGTCAATGAAATCCATTCGGAATCGGTGAAAGGTAATGCGGGCTTAGAAGCAGAAATCAAAAAGGTGTTGGAAATTGGCTTAAATATGTCGCAAGAAGCCAATAATTTAACTTCTGCGCTAAAAGGGGAAAAGAAAACCTTAGGCAACTGGGGAGAAGTGCAACTTGAACGCGCACTTCAACTTGCGGGACTCATTGAAAACGTGCATTACAGTGCGCAGGCCCATTTTAAAGATGAACAAGGCGGTCGAAACTATCCTGATTTTGTGCTTAATCTGCCCGATGAGAAAAACATCATCATTGATAGCAAAATGTCATTGAATGCTTACGAAAGTGCGGTCAATTCTGAGGATGAATTTGAACGTGAGCGTTTACTAAGGGAGCATATTAAAGCCCTGAAAAATCACATTGATGACTTGCATCGCAAGGATTACAGCAATTTGATTGGCATGCGCAGTCCTAATTTTGTCTTGATGTTCATTGCAGTGGAACCCGCTTATATTGAAGCCTTAAAATTAGATCCAAATCTATTTAATTATGGCTACGAGAAAAATGTGATTATGGTTTCACACACGACTCTCATGCCAATTTTACGCACAGTGGCGAATTTATGGCGTATCGAACGCGGCAACGCCGAAGCAAAAGAAATCGCAGAAAAAGCAGGTGAAATTTACAACCAGATTTGCTTGGTGGCAGAACGTTTAAACAAACTGGGTAACACCCTTTCTACCGTGAGCAATCAATACAACAGCACCGTCACCGCCCTTGTGGGGCAACAAGGTTTAGTGGGGAAAGTGGAACGCTTTAAAGATTTGTCAGCGAAGGCTAACAAGAGCATGCCAAACGTTGAATTACTCAATAATGACGTAGATTTAACACGTCTATCTCTTATCACTAACGAGAACGGGGTAAAATAA